AATCATCAGGGTGGTTATCTGATTCTCGGTGTGGAAGACGATGGCACTATCTCCGGCATCCACAGAGCTGGGCTTCAGGAATGGATTATGGACACCGTATGTGGTCGCTATATCCATCCCAGGATTACCCCCAATTACACGGAAATAGACATCAGAAGCGGGCTCAAGGTGGCTCTAATCTCTATCAAGGAAGGCAATTCCAAGCCCTATGTACTTCGACACCATGACCGCGAAGATATCTATCTGAGACATGGCAGTATCACTCGTATCGCAACGAGGGAAGAATTGGTGGGTTTGCTTGCCAGCAGTGGCATGCTTCAGGTGGAGGCCTTGCCAGTGCCCAGAACCTCGTTATCAAGCCTGGACATGGCACGCTTAGAAAACTACCTCTTGTTTCGTGGCGAACCGGAGGCTCCCAAAAACAAAGACACGTGGACAGAACTCCTGCTCCAGATGGGATTTTTGACCGAAGCTGCAGGCGACGAAATACAGTGCACAGTAGCAGGAATTACCTTGTTTGGAATCAAGCCCAAACGCTATCTGAAGCAAGCAGGACTGAGGGTAATGGCATTTGATTCTCTCGATCTGCAGTATCGAGCTCTGCTGGATGTGGTTTTAGATGGACCTATGCTCGCCAGATGGGTGTTCGATGATGATGGCGTTCGCACCATTGTAGATGGTGGCTTGGTGGAAAGGCTGGCTAATACCATCCATCCCTTCATTAGCATTGAAGGAGATGCGATAGATCGGGGTTTCCGGCGCCCCAGCAAAACACTGTATCCGATGGAGGCAATCAGGGAGCTCATTTTGAATGCTCTTGCCCATAGGGATTGGACTCGCTCCACTGATATCGAACTGCGTATTTTCTCCAATCGTCTGGAGATCATCAGTCCGGGTGCTTTGCCAGGAACTATGACTATACAGAAAATGAAGGCAGGACAGCGCTATGCCCGGAATCCTCTGATCATGGAAGTGCTGCGAGAGTATAACTATGTGGAAGAGCGCGGTATGGGTATCCGCACTAAAGTAATCCCACAGGTGAAGGCCATCACAGGAAAAGAGCCGGGGTTTACCGCTGATGAGGATTGCCTGATGATCACCATGCATCGCGATGAAACTACAATTGAAGCTGTAAATGAGACTGGAAATGCATCTATAAATGCACCTATAAATGCAGCTATAAATGCACCTATAAAACTGACAGATACACAAAATAAGATAATAAGCAGCATAAGGGATAATCCCTCAGTATCTTACGATATGCTTGCATATACCCTAAGTGTAAACAGAGCCACAGTAATGCGAAATATACAGATCCTGAAGAAGGCTGGGATTATTACTCGCATGGGATCAAAGAAAACAGGTTACTGGCAGGTGAACAATGAATAATTTGAGGATAATATCATGACTATAAAAGCTTGGCGAGACATCGCAATTCCGCATCAGGACGTGCTGAGAGGCACTTTCAAACAATCAGAATTTGCCGCAGACCTTTCACGAGTGCATACCGGAGATGCCAGTGAAGAATATCAAAACCCGCTTATGTTCTTTCAAAGAACCTTTATCACAGAAGGAATGAGCTTACTCTTGGATTCTGTCATCCAGCGCCTTAGCGGGAGTGGCGGTGACCCGGTCATCCAATTGCAGACAGCTTTTGGGGGCGGTAAAACGCATACCATGCTGGCTGTGTATCATCTTGCCAAAGGTGATACGCCGCTGTCAGAATTACAGGGAATTCCGCCTATTATCGATAGAGCTGGCATCACAAATTTGCCAAAAGCCAGGGTAGTGGTGATAGATGGCAATCAACTCTCACCCGGCAGTCCAAGATCAAGAAATGGCATTACTATCAATACTCTCTGGGGCGAGCTTGCCTGGCAATTGGCTGCTGCAAATGGCTATGAACAAGTCAAACAAGCAGATCTTAGCGGAACTTCTCCCGGTAAAGAAGACCTGACCGGGCTGCTCCGGCAATATGCACCCTGTGTGATCCTGATAGATGAATTGGTGGCTTATATCCGCCAATTTGAGCCCGGCAAGAGCTATACGGGTGGCAGCTATGATTCTAATATCTCGTTTATCCAAGCTTTGACCGAAGCTTTGAAGGCTGTGCCAAATGCTTTGATGCTGGTTTCTTTGCCAGATTCCGATCGGGAAGCGGGAAGCCATAATGGAGTAAATGTGCTTAGAACTCTGGAGCATTTTTTTGGGCGCATCCAAGCCTTGTGGAAGCCTGTCGCTACCGAAGAAGCTTTTGAGATAGTCCGGCGCAGGCTGTTTACCAATATTACAGACCAGGCTGCCATGGAAGAGACCTGCCGAAGCTTTGCCGACTATTATATCGCCAATAAGCACGACTTTCCCAATGAGACCCAGGAAGCGCATTATTATGAACGCTTGAAACAGGCCTATCCCATCCATCCGGAGATCTTTGACCGTCTTTATGAAGATTGGTCATCTTTGGACAACTTCCAGAGGACCCGCGGGGTCTTGAAGCTAATGGCCAAGGTCATTCACAAGCTCTGGATAGACGATAACAAAGACCCGCTGATCATGCCCGGCAATCTGCCTTTGTATGATGCTGATGTGCGTAATGAAATGATATATTATCTCCCCCAGGGCTGGGACCCTGTCCTGGAAAGGGACATCGATGGTTCTCGCTCTGAAACTGCCCAGATCGAGAAGAATGAAGCCAGGTTTGGTCAATTGCAGGCTTGCAAGAAGCTGGCCCGCACCATCTTCTTTGGCTCTGCTCCCCATGCTGCGGCTCTGAATGCGGCCCGAACTTCACGGGGAATAGAATACAATAGAATCCTGCTGGGCAGTGTTCGCCCGGATCAGGTGCTGGGGATCTTCAAAGATGCCATGAATAGATTGGTGGATAAGCTGCACTACTTAAGCAATGCCGATAACAAGCTGTTTTGGTTCGATACACGCCCCAATCTCAGACGCGAGATGGAAGAGCGCAAACGCCGTTTTAAAGATAAAGACGATGTAGTGCCGGTGATCAAAGATCAGCTTCAGCGTTTGCTGTCCAATGGCTGTTTCGACGGCATCCACATTTTCACGCGTTCTGATGACATTCCGGATGATTACTCGCTGCGCCTCGTTATCTTGCCACCAGATGCCTATTATCTGCGTTCGGGAAGCAGCTTTGCAATTGGCGGCACTCCGAATAGTGCTGGAGCTAAGAAGATACTCACCAGCAGGGGCGAACAGCCGAGGCTAAAACAGAATCGTTTAATCTTTCTGGCTGCCGATGGCGATGTGATAGGCAGATTGAAAGATCATGTGCTTACTCTGCTGGCTTGGGATTCCATTCTCAAAGATATTCAAACCCTGAAGCTCAATCTCGATTCATATCAGATCAGACAGGCAAAGACCGGCTTTGAAGATGCAAAGAAGTCCTTAGACCGCATCGTAAAAGAAGGCTATAAATGGTTATTAGTACCCGGGCAGGATAAGGTGCCGGGAGATAAATTTGAGCCTTTTGCCATCAATCCGAGTGTGCCCAACCTTGTGGAAGAGATTGAGCGGATTCTCATAGAAAACGAGCATCTCATTACCGTGTGGGCACCGATTCATTTGCATAACCTGCTCAAGCGATGGTTCTGGAAAGAGGATCTGAAAGAACACAGAGCAAAGGAGATCTGGCATAGCACTTGCTGCTATCTGTATCTACCCAGACTCCAGAATGAAAACACCTTCTCAAATGCGATCAACGCCGGTGCAGAGAGCAGAGACTTCTTTGGCTTGGCCTATGGCAGGGAAGGCGATGAGTATATTGGTTTCTCTTATGGGAAGTCTATGACACCTGTCTTTGATAGTTCACTACTGCTGATAGACCCTCTTTGGGCTGCAGAATATCAAGCTAAGAAGACTGTGGTGCTTGATACTCCTGAAGGAACCGGAACAGACGAGATTGGTGATGTGACGGATGGTGGAGCTCGTGGCACTACTCTTCCTGGAGGAGAAGGCGGTGGAGAAATGCAGCCTAAGTCTGAGCGAGCTAAACTACGTTTTTACGGTAGGGTGAATCTAATACCAGCCCGCGCTAAAGCAGATTTTGCCACCATCGTGGATGAGATCGTGCTGCACTTGATAAATAGCCCAACTGTGGATGCCAATATCAAAATCGAAATCGAAGCAGATTGCCTTGAGGGTTTTGATGAAGCGATACAACGCACGATCAAAGAGAACTGTAATACGCTCAAGTTTGATCTGAGTGAGTTTGAATAGGGATGCTACGAAAGTAGTAAATAAATAAAGGAGGCGAAATATGAATAAAATCATAGTAACTCTCCTACAATGGATAGCTGTATAGTGGCTAAGGTCTTAGGTGAAGTATTACCTTGACCGAGAATGGCCACTATTATGGTTAGCCCTGTAGCTGGTCTTCGAATTGTTGCATAGCATATGCAGCTAAACATGCGTGGAGTATCCGAGCGGCTAGCACCGCTCGGATATGAAGCGTTAGCTTTATGGAAAGAACTAATGATGAATAAAGAAACAGATTCTGAAAAACTTATGATTCTGAGGGCATTAGATGTTTTGTGCCCCATCTCTATCATGAGCTACACTAGCTTCTGCGAAACTATGTTAAATGAGAGCAAAACTCCATTTCCCTACATTAGCTTCATAACACTAGATGTAATGCTTAAGATAGTTGCTTTCAGGGACACATCACAACTGATAAGTCTGAGACTTGATGTTAACAATTTGGTATCATTGTACGAAGAAGCGAGAACAACACTTGAAACCGAGGAAATGGGATTCTTTGATCAATATCCAGATCCTGATTCATCTGAAATCGAAGCAATCATTCGCAACGCAATCATCCATCTAACTAACCATCAATTTGTTAAAATCCCAGACCTAAATATTTATGCTAATTGGTTGAGGCTGGATTTTATTCTCAATGTAACCGAACCGAAGTTTAGAGCTGAAATAAAGAGAAGATTCTCCACTTCAATTGACATAAAAACAACTCTGAGCAATTTAATTGGCAAGAGTTGTAGAAACATATATACTGGCATTAAGGATTTGACGGAAAATCTACTATCTATTTACAAAGATACTTCAATCTATTCCAGCTTGAAAGCTTGCACTACAGCAGATGAGTATACAGATGCAGTAATCCAAGTTTTATATGCAATACTCCAACGACGATCATCTTCTGTTACTCTCCTTGATGATGTGTCTAAGTTATTAACCGTTTTCGAATCTCATCATCATCTCGACAAACTGATGAGTCTGTTAGCTCAAAGTATTTATGATCTCAGAGTCAACTACTCTGAACACTATCAAACAGCGCGAACTGATATTCCTGAACTACAAAATTCGAGTTATCGATATGAAAGCCCACTATTAAAGCAACCACTGGTGCAAATCGAAGATCAGAAGATAATTCCAAACTTTTATGATCTATTCACCTGTCTTAGAGAGTTTCCATTCAGATTCAATGAGTACCTTGATTACGAGCTGAATGCCAACACTAGGAATACCATGGGGCTCATATATGAGTTTTATATCGGAGATTTGTTAGAATTCACATTAGAGCCTGAGCGATACATTATTATACCAGAATTTGTTTATCAGCGTAATGGCTCGGAAGTTAAAAGCCCTGACTTCGTTGTTATAGACCGTATTGATCTTCATGTAATTATCATAGAGGTTAAAGGAACAAGAACCTCAAATGTAGTTCGAGATGATCCAGCGTCAATTCGAACACATGAGTATGTGGAACGAGTTAGTAGTGTTCTTAAGAAAACACTAACCAAGATTGATGAGTTATTCTCATGTGTTGGTGACTATTCGAAATACAGAGAAGTAATACATAAGTGCACTTTAGATAAAACAATCATTCTCCATGTGCAGAAAGACTTTGGAGTTCTGATCCCAAGCTTGGTTCACGGAGAATTAACAAAGATTGATCCAGATCTTTCCGATAATTGTTGCTCGTTCAATTACTGTCTTGTCGATATTCCTTACTTTGAGACCATACTTCATAATCACAAGGCTACAGGTAAACCTTTAATTGGCTACCTTAGAGATTATCATAATATCCAAATCGGCAAAACAGAAAAACCTGTCCCCGTAGCAGAGTGGATTCCAATGGAGCACAAATTCCAGGACTTGATCTTTGTTAACTATCTTTACAACTTAGCCAAGAAGGAGGCCTAGGTGATAGAATGGGATTTGCCAAAAGTCGAAAAAGAACTTAAACAAGCATACTGCGAGAACTCAGAACTAAAACTATTATCAATACTCAAGTCTAATACATTTCTATTCTATGAGTTGTTCTCTAGGAAGCAGAGAATTCAACCCATATTCCATGAAATAAGCTTTGGAGCTAGGCTCAGGTGTGACTTTGCTTGGCTAAAT
The nucleotide sequence above comes from Candidatus Cloacimonadota bacterium. Encoded proteins:
- a CDS encoding DUF499 domain-containing protein, with amino-acid sequence MTIKAWRDIAIPHQDVLRGTFKQSEFAADLSRVHTGDASEEYQNPLMFFQRTFITEGMSLLLDSVIQRLSGSGGDPVIQLQTAFGGGKTHTMLAVYHLAKGDTPLSELQGIPPIIDRAGITNLPKARVVVIDGNQLSPGSPRSRNGITINTLWGELAWQLAAANGYEQVKQADLSGTSPGKEDLTGLLRQYAPCVILIDELVAYIRQFEPGKSYTGGSYDSNISFIQALTEALKAVPNALMLVSLPDSDREAGSHNGVNVLRTLEHFFGRIQALWKPVATEEAFEIVRRRLFTNITDQAAMEETCRSFADYYIANKHDFPNETQEAHYYERLKQAYPIHPEIFDRLYEDWSSLDNFQRTRGVLKLMAKVIHKLWIDDNKDPLIMPGNLPLYDADVRNEMIYYLPQGWDPVLERDIDGSRSETAQIEKNEARFGQLQACKKLARTIFFGSAPHAAALNAARTSRGIEYNRILLGSVRPDQVLGIFKDAMNRLVDKLHYLSNADNKLFWFDTRPNLRREMEERKRRFKDKDDVVPVIKDQLQRLLSNGCFDGIHIFTRSDDIPDDYSLRLVILPPDAYYLRSGSSFAIGGTPNSAGAKKILTSRGEQPRLKQNRLIFLAADGDVIGRLKDHVLTLLAWDSILKDIQTLKLNLDSYQIRQAKTGFEDAKKSLDRIVKEGYKWLLVPGQDKVPGDKFEPFAINPSVPNLVEEIERILIENEHLITVWAPIHLHNLLKRWFWKEDLKEHRAKEIWHSTCCYLYLPRLQNENTFSNAINAGAESRDFFGLAYGREGDEYIGFSYGKSMTPVFDSSLLLIDPLWAAEYQAKKTVVLDTPEGTGTDEIGDVTDGGARGTTLPGGEGGGEMQPKSERAKLRFYGRVNLIPARAKADFATIVDEIVLHLINSPTVDANIKIEIEADCLEGFDEAIQRTIKENCNTLKFDLSEFE